The sequence TACCGCTAGAAATAACCTAGCTGTGACAACTACAGATGGGACTTTGAGTAATCGACCAAGACGTTACACACTAAACGCCTAGAAAATAACATTTTACAGCTAGGGAATAGAATTACGGCTAAGAATAACCCAGACGTAAACACTACCGCTGAACACAAAAAAAGGTATGGCTAGGGAAAACCTAACTGTAAACTAATTATTGCGGTTAGGATTTCTCAATTCCTGTACGTATAGTTCATGTTAAGACAGGGAGTTCTTAGTGATCCCAACCGTAACCATTATAAATAGTTTCAAAAACTGTTTTTCCAGACCTAAATTTTTCGAAACCAACTGAATAATCATTCAAATGCTTAAATAAAGAGTGGGTTTTTCGATTCGTACCTTATTGCAGTCATATCAGGAGTCTCCGCGGCTGGTTCATATCCTTCATTCATTTCTTTTTAAAATTTCAGtttcatcttcactttcagaaCCTGATTTATCTGGTTCAGGAGGAGGTTGTTTCGACGATCCTGCATTTTCCTTTGTTTTCACCATGGTTTCATATGATGAAATTAGTCGACGATGattttttttgaatcgacgattagtcgtctcaaacgaagaagaaaagaagaagaagaaggaaagaaaggagaagaatagaagaagatgaaggagaataaAAGAAAGTTTAatgattttctgttttttttttattagattaattaattaatagaaggGTAAAAGGGTAATAAGTTAAATTTGTTGTGGGTAATTTTGAACTTTTACATAGATTAGGTCCCCTATATCCATATCTTGGTTATAACTAGAAACCTATTAAAGAGGCTCCAAGTTTTTAGTTTTGAGGGCTCACAAAGTGACAAAATGAGGTCATTGTATAGTAAATTAGCAAGAATTAGGTTGAGTTGCACAGTTCTGGCCACTTAATTGAATAATAATCTCTAAAGCTCCTTCTCCTACTAGTTTTATTAATGGCTAAAATACCCTCAATTAATTAgtgttatgatgaagatgaatccataatttcatcatgatgaagatgatgatcatataaaaaaaaactaaatatatgattatcataatttcatcatgataaaGATGATGTTCATAAAAAAGACCCTACTATTCTtattcctttcttcttcttctccatcgcgatgaagataatgatcataaaaagaaaaaactaagaaaatccatCACTTATCTTTGCTTTTGAAAACCCCAAAATTCGAACCGTAAGCCAATCTACAGTTGAAATTATTTATCGACCCGACTGTAGGTAGAAATTACGGTATGAAAGTATGAATATTTCAAACCATAAGGATTTTTGAACCCAAAGTCTGCGTTTGGAAGTTAAGAACTCCTGACCGTAGATGACTTACAGTTGAGAAAAAATACCATATGCAGAATCAGTTAAACCAATGGTTCGGAAGTATGAATTTTCCAAACCACGTGCAAATTCAGTTAAATCTACGGTTTGGAAGTATGAGTTTTTCAAATCGTAAACAATGCCGACCGTGTGGAATTATAAACTTATGGTGGGGAATTCAAGTTTCAATTTTTTTACTTAAGAATTAACCAATGCAAAGTCATTTAAACATACGATTTGGAAGTATGAATTTTCCGTATGCAAATTCAGTTAAATCTACGGTTTGGAATTATGAGTTTTTCAAACCATAAACAATGCCTacggtttgaaaataaaaattccaAAACGTAGACAGTTCTAAAACCGTTTTTCAAAAACTTAAGTCGATTGAATCTACCTATTCATGAAATAAAACCAATGAAATAAGATGAGTTTTTTTATTTACCTTATCGAAGTCATTGCGGGTGGAATAAGTGGTGTTAATCGAtgatgaattattttgagaatcgaCGATCAATCGAAGAAATTGGCGATGgaggtgatggagaagaagaagatggaagagTTAAAGGAGAGGAATGAAAACAAATCTCTTCTCTAATGAGTTAAGGGTATTTTGGTATTTCTCTTATGAATTAGGTTCCCCCTTATCTTCATTTAAGATATTTGGAACAAAAATAGCCAGTTGTCCAGGAGTCTAACTCTCAAATAGGAGGTCAGCAGTTCGAGTCTCCGCTCAAACGTAATTATCTAACTTTAACATGAATTTAAGATGGCCGAATTTGCTCAGTGGGGAGTAAGACAGTGACTACGCTGTCAGGGGGCAAGACGGGCCTATGCgtagcatcaaaaaaaaaaaaagccctcAAAACTATTTCTTTGGAGCCGCTATAATAGGTTTCTATAACTATCATATTAAGCCCCAAAAACCAATCCTATTGAAGCCATAATAATAGGATTCTAGTTTTAGGGTGTATGAGTGAGGACCGCGATCCTCATATGGCGAACCATGGCCTGAATCGCCGGATGGCCATGGCCCCCCCTTTTAAGTCCCGTGGCCTGTGGGTTCCGTACCGATAGATCACGTTATTTCAACCCTCACCATTTTCTCAGCCAACAGCCAGCTAAGCTAAAAATCCACTCTCTGTCACTCACTGAAACCAACAAGACCAACAAGTGCAAATGAAAGACAAAATTATTCTCCTTTAAAAAAATTCTCCTCTCTTTGTTCCGCTCTGTTAAATCTCCACCATTCTCACATTCTCGATCGAGAATGAAGAATTTCTAGGGTTTCATTGAACGAATCATTTGATTTGTAAGAATGGCGTTTTGGTGGCCGTTGATagttctagggtttgcttttctGATCTGTAAACTCTTATTAATGCTTATTCCTCCTAATGTTCCTTCTATCGATGTCTACGCTGGTGATGGTACTATTCATTCCTTACTCTTCTCTCTATTTCTTTCGCTCTCTCTTTCAGTAGGCCTTGTATTTTACTCATCTTTGTTTTCGAATGGTGGCAGTGCTGGATGATGGAAATCAAACTAAAGAGAACTATATCTATGTGAGTGTTACTTAAAATGCTGATTGTTTTACTTCAGATTTGTTATAATATTGATTTAGGCTGTGGCGATCAGTTTCATTTTCACAGTTTTTACTTGATATTTAGTGTCATTAGTTGATTAGATGTAGATTTAGTGCAGTAACCAGTTCCAGTTCCATACTGTTTACTTGATTTTAGTGTAATTAGTTGATTTACTAAATGTAGATATAGTGCAGTAACCAGTTCCAGTCTCGttgtttctgtttgattttagtgTGATAATTAGATTAGCGATTTCTTTTGATTCTCCGCTGTGGTGGGAAATTAGAGTTTTAAGAGAATTTTTAAGGTGACGAGGGTTAGGTTTTTGGTTAGTAAGTTTTGGCGTAGACACTGAGGAGGGGGGGAACAGTGAAAGGTACTCTAGTGAATTCTGCATGTAGATTTAGATTGCTGTAACTAGTTCATCTTCAGAGTTTTTACTTGATCTAGTCTGATTAGATGATTAGTAATATGGTTGGTGGTTTGTTCCGTAGTGGCAGAATTTTTTggagttatttatttatttatataatgttTAATAGGTCGTGAATTGTTTTGTTGATTAGCGAGTTTTGATGTAGATTCCAAGAAGGGGGAGAGCAGCACAAACCGATAGAGTTCGATGTTATGAACCTGCAACAATGAAATATTTGGGAGATTTTCCGGCACTGACATCTGATCAGGTAGGTGATGAATTTTTGTTATGTTCCTGGAACACTTAAACGGCTATTATGTGTTTCCGCAATGGCTCGTGTTCTTTACTGTTTCATGTACTGATATATTTTTATATATCTGGGGATTTAGGTAAAAGAGCATGTGGCGGATGCCAGGAAGGCACAGAAGGCTTGGGCTAAGAGTACCTTTAAACAAAGGCGTCAATTCTTAAGGATACTTTTGAAGTATATTATTGAACATCAAGAGCTTATATGCCAGTAAGTGAGTCTTGTATTACCAAACATTTTACGTACAACAAGATCTTATTGCATATTTGCTTGAATAAACCAGTATGTGAATCTATCTGGTTGCCGACTAAGATGATGATGGTATTTTATTTACAACTGATTCATCTGCAATTTATTGGTGACAATGTAATCTTTATATTCGTTAATGGTTAACTATGCATGTTCCTGCTGTAATTGAATAGGACATCCTCAAGGGACACTGGAAAGACAATGGTTGATGCTTCTTTGGGCGAGATAATGACAACTTGTGAGAAAATTACCTGGCTTCTTGCGGAGGGTGAGAAGTGGCTAAAGCCTGAATACCGGTTAGTGTTTAAGCCTATGTTTAATATTTTGGTTGCCACTACTTGTGTATTTTCAGCTATTGCTCCAGAGTTCATATCTTCCTTCAGCTCCTAAATAAAAGCATAATTATTTCATAATATCAttttaaagttcaattgtatacTGTGAGTTTGTTTTTGTCTGTGAAGTTTAAACGGCAGGTGTTTGTTCCCAATTGTTCATCTGGTTTCTTGATGTGGGATGCTTGACCAAATTTGTTCAGTGGCCTGCTTGCCAAAATTAGatttatagaagaaaataaaaataaaaataaatttatagtGGTGGACCAACAGTTGAGCCCCCTTTTAAGTCTCATTTTTTCATTGTAATTACCATGAAGCAAACATGTGAGCAACTGAGTTTGCATTTCTAAGTACTAACATTAATCATCCGGCTTTCAGATCGTCTGGAAGGGCAATGATGCACAAGAGATCGAAGGTGGAGTTTCATCCTCTTGGAGTGATAGGTGCCATCGTTTCATGGAATTATCCATTCCATAACATTTTAAACCCAATGCTAGCAGCAATATTTTCAGGAAATGGTGTTGTTGTAAAGGTAAACCTTATAAAACTTTAGCGTTCACTTTATATATAGCAAAACCTGATGGCAACATATTCTCGGTACTCTTGATACTGTACCTCCATTTGACTGCTCTTAAACCAGATTAACTTATTAAGTTGATATCACCATTTTAGGATTAATGTACATTTGTTTCAGTCCTTCCAATGTAATAAAAGTCAGTATGGCTGTAAATGTAGGTTTCAGAACATGCAAGTTGGTCTGGTTGTTTCTATGCTGGAATCGTTCAAGCCGCTCTTGCTGCTGTAGGGGCTCCTGAGAATCTGGTCCATGTTATAACAGGGTAAAGCTTACATTCCTTATCTCATGTTACTGGCCTTGTTAATTTGAGTATACCTACTACTTGGTAAATCTTTGTTTACCAGATTTGCAGAAACAGGAGAAGCACTTGTATCATCTGTTGACAAAATCATCTTTGTTGGATCCCCTGGTGTCGGTAAGATGGTATGCTTTTCTCTTAACTGACACAATAAACATATTTCTTTGGATTCCCGATTTTTCGGATCATCATCTCTGAATATTGTGTCGTTTGAAAACCCTTGAATATGACCTCAATGACTTCAAGACTCTTTAAATGCTTCACTTGAGGGGTACTCTGAGAATGTGGCCTATAAAGGATCTATGAGGCCGTGACTTTTTAAAGATAACCTAAGTTTAGTACATATGTTTTATTGTATATTTCCCATACATCTCTATTTGTTTACAATGTTTCGCTGGTATTATTTCCACTCTCACTGCACTTCACACTTGCAGTGCTGATACAGTGACGTGTTTGGAATTTTTGTAGATCATGAGAAGCGCTTCAGAGACACTAATACCAGTCACTCTAGAGCTTGGTGGGAAAGATGCATTTATTGTTTGTGAAGATGTAAATGTTCCTCATGTACGAAGTTTGTGTTTGCTTAAAACTCTTTCAGGGTTAGAATTGTTGAGTTGGTCTCTGAAGTTAAAGACCTTCACAATACTAAGATATCTATGTTTTATGTAGCTGTAATCGGAGTTTTCTTTTCCATACAGGTTGCACAAATTGCTGCTCGAGGTGTTCTTCAATCAAGTGGCCAGAACTGTGCTGGTGCTGAGAGATTTTATGTTCATCGGGATGTTTATTCTTCATTTGTAGCTCAAGtagtcaaaatcataaaatctattTGTGTTGTAAGTATTTACCTTTTGATTATAACTGTACCCACATATAATGTTGTTTCTTTTCATAAAAATTGGCATGGAATTGAAGAATGGTAGGCTGCACTCCACTAGCTGAATCATTTCTTAAAATCAGAACCTAAGATTTATCGATTAACTATGCAGGGTCCTCCATTAGCTGG is a genomic window of Papaver somniferum cultivar HN1 unplaced genomic scaffold, ASM357369v1 unplaced-scaffold_137, whole genome shotgun sequence containing:
- the LOC113334861 gene encoding aldehyde dehydrogenase 22A1-like isoform X1, producing the protein MAFWWPLIVLGFAFLICKLLLMLIPPNVPSIDVYAGDVLDDGNQTKENYIYIPRRGRAAQTDRVRCYEPATMKYLGDFPALTSDQVKEHVADARKAQKAWAKSTFKQRRQFLRILLKYIIEHQELICQTSSRDTGKTMVDASLGEIMTTCEKITWLLAEGEKWLKPEYRSSGRAMMHKRSKVEFHPLGVIGAIVSWNYPFHNILNPMLAAIFSGNGVVVKVSEHASWSGCFYAGIVQAALAAVGAPENLVHVITGFAETGEALVSSVDKIIFVGSPGVGKMIMRSASETLIPVTLELGGKDAFIVCEDVNVPHVAQIAARGVLQSSGQNCAGAERFYVHRDVYSSFVAQVVKIIKSICVGPPLAGKYDMGAICMPGHAERLQNLVNDAVDKGAEIVGRGSFGNLGEDAVDQFFPPTILVNVDHTMKLMQEEAFGPIMPIMKFSSDEEAIKLTNDSNYGLGCAVFSGNQRRAREIASQLNCGVAAINDFASNYMCQSLPFGGVKHSGFGRFAGIEGLRACCLVKSVVEDRWWPYIKTKIPKPIQYPVAENSFEFQESLVEALYGLNIWDRLRALVNVLKILTEKNSATAKNARRN
- the LOC113334861 gene encoding aldehyde dehydrogenase 22A1-like isoform X2, which gives rise to MAFWWPLIVLGFAFLICKLLLMLIPPNVPSIDVYAGDVLDDGNQTKENYIYIPRRGRAAQTDRVRCYEPATMKYLGDFPALTSDQVKEHVADARKAQKAWAKSTFKQRRQFLRILLKYIIEHQELICQTSSRDTGKTMVDASLGEIMTTCEKITWLLAEGEKWLKPEYRSSGRAMMHKRSKVEFHPLGVIGAIVSWNYPFHNILNPMLAAIFSGNGVVVKVSEHASWSGCFYAGIVQAALAAVGAPENLVHVITGFAETGEALVSSVDKIIFVGSPGVGKMIMRSASETLIPVTLELGGKDAFIVCEDVAQIAARGVLQSSGQNCAGAERFYVHRDVYSSFVAQVVKIIKSICVGPPLAGKYDMGAICMPGHAERLQNLVNDAVDKGAEIVGRGSFGNLGEDAVDQFFPPTILVNVDHTMKLMQEEAFGPIMPIMKFSSDEEAIKLTNDSNYGLGCAVFSGNQRRAREIASQLNCGVAAINDFASNYMCQSLPFGGVKHSGFGRFAGIEGLRACCLVKSVVEDRWWPYIKTKIPKPIQYPVAENSFEFQESLVEALYGLNIWDRLRALVNVLKILTEKNSATAKNARRN